From Mesomycoplasma dispar, a single genomic window includes:
- a CDS encoding ABC transporter permease, with the protein MKKIFKHIFAMFLKTKVIFIGLITLVFFTASIFTVLFTTNRAYVTRLAEYKKFSGLQDATINTEFNYFGNAQNNGYDSLEPEIYTPLEESKLKKQLIINKDFISLASISDNAKTDEYIQASEFSREFYLNGQLAENNTFTLKSQSFFPIYKTRDGKNFEKKIQKYSIPKTEKITLDKKDYKASDLLVFFRQGDKTIINFINSLVINVQTKQATFDQILGSTWQKQGIGYELKTQELLSLLNLRQSENGEFIIDNQKTQNSESANSNPFIIFKDDSKGGFEVQINSDKFNLATDLNWDSNSFYIFDPGQTYKLEPNWIRSLRTKIEYVNHKYKLKEINDNSQNFTGFIKEYLSYLKASDPKKFQELQNINYWEKRITTTDGNKDTVVSADLSISDLTIPFYKKGENSSLTTTIAEIQKLNNNNLALVTNDELNNLSNSNIKNSTFLQLSQNVQEYANLYFYQHLQNYSQKINGKDEKVVDSIGTRQTFTIDVQQKNKDSSSKQVIHFINSGISPKIFNKVNFQNQDYIQEQQLGRLFQEIKNLKPNGQSRLYPEVGRIFEGIKTKIPAIFQAKIIANVFENYGIDPNYIDLKVEFGDVEFQNDKNLTYEYHRNTKIVNLKKIKTDQPDLGFNVLPKSDFHGIILLPNYEFGYIFKNLGESNWTLLPENIIKIDSDINPVTRQQRMQALLANFLENNNFEIDGKIGPNGWQKKVDNYSNIATIPLIFYYFSTNVQNEIDTQKTARSLFLQVGDAINNSVLVDKKFFLKPDVDAVVSALADAADEIKLVDILSNRLKNYNLLSDLLVKAAHILIKNNRPTIINDIFANFLDQIINQTKDSAKTDSERSLFLVKQIFALNPVLTTFGVNFLEEIQKFASAEALSRAIKNPINLLNGIKKIIFSINFEQLIEKLHNWFNNIKNASEPYLTNIFTLTDFIKEFLAAIDQPRLKSGLIDIINEIDFSALFSTKVDEKTKGFFGFLVKPIAQKFANDKQNEIIKILGKLNGKKSTEKPYSNINEGLIELVTNFDISSFLRNLNHLTKTTYSVGYDKFLQLNENQKKNEKNQLFFKRTNLGTNDYLAALIATLFRDDKTRQNTINSIIKIINASSKGKDSGSAQIGLRYFLPANDDEKIDIYDLQFISSNWNSAQISTNKTEQNNRIDVIANSILTKINENPNLKITNLTLKERLFLNKYLKIANLDNLADIREKVLQIKEIFELFRFRNYAKSGNILANIKPPSLEAGDIFANNETIADILYYLTNSIRMPGDIDDNLIASSPALRLKPIYISASEDQVVKLQNSIIANPESISQIAIRNYRFWIRFVAENNLSNFDLQQAFNKLFIQSTSGSLANDLNRTELFGGIKNLENQEGLFAGLPAASRSILQPYLTSLSFIQNENFKNLINDPVFDKNYTDQYGNKRNLRNWLEENRAELVENLGYLAYYAQNYPFDARFDKSVKYIMENFLLNDKFSGSSFKKRFLSLLVQEFSNLNPLLVGLNLDSLGLGQFFSAQLPQVPLWFATNPDAKDEKDANNFNLAFILQSRLPRISQIQTDPSMLEAEFVKLLITYENHHISPFVFDNNVNNISLDYYKLRSISKMLAEKSKENPEFFGINIYKFYDKFFEKIIVSRLANNSINIDDNRAYVVKVNNSYLETNKKEVFHGEIPDNASDIEKLIEQLDPKYILNAGGLKYIIVGNDFSVDYLYPVIDEKNIKLDPSNQALVYVNKYGFDKARYSYRSNLVKNYLLVKLKPNANLEQFKTDTDNLIAKNFATNYRQRTFGASEIDYLNPERSLRISVGSNIIATFSTTNIYLTLFLSILVLFAVAFIIKRYISTNNKVLGILRAQGYSLFEIASSFLSIGLIISLVGGGLGYLVGFFAKIPLVNLISQFWEFDINIYRFEPISFIFSLIIPFLGLSALIYLVILWNLRQKPHQLLSGINEVNTSKFAQKVAKLFWKSKIVNKFSISLVINSIWKIISLVIAIVVVQFILIFSLSSYNIFQNTINKTYENRHYSYKLNLFSPTKEGGPLVPYNAKSLNKNLYVPVGGTAEVNFNSPNYFRPGNPSVFGEDNKNGEINLLTKNPVVLSRSSLNIKFNEKNNLSIFDIVLANLPESLRNNIFAISNKVVYQMEKAQNIPEKIKQKQPYFKYLADSSNPNQGRFWYYSYDESKNDYRAHEVSIFGESGNRDAYRKFLVESYLNPQVDKDFTVGFAGVAFSPISGPNLPKNKVYTYIDTNYTSGSDVENGLKIYGYNTENEKNPIIEIKDEAGNNLLAEIARYKIENNIYPLVINYVFAKKHNLGLNSIIELPILNSVDRYEAKIRNIAQKTAKFKIIGISNTYINSELITSQEIANKLLGLDIFDKNLAPYNLKPFNGVILSSPEIEQISNSFSLYSPSGYWAGSSEINVDSLNQDDTTGFFANIFAFSENEVDQNKGVLQLAGYSKSEILKVINLKKPANAKLWLNQNSALNFKSLTDPSFVNQNIPSMKEALKNFNEIYGNTIYQIGVLGVEAKNIETNFISNFANLFGAGINIVVIIFLIVSLIILVIIASSIINENQQNIAILDVLGYSNKTKVRLFYSIYLPVLILGSLIAIPFVILAMQIFNSYILISNSIFLALGLSSAVFFVALAIISVVFITVLAILWYFLTNRKSVYIIKDKT; encoded by the coding sequence ATGAAGAAAATTTTCAAACACATATTTGCGATGTTTTTAAAAACCAAAGTTATTTTTATTGGTTTAATAACTTTGGTTTTTTTCACTGCCTCAATTTTTACAGTATTATTTACCACAAACCGTGCTTATGTTACGCGTTTGGCAGAATATAAAAAATTTTCTGGTCTCCAAGATGCAACAATTAACACTGAATTTAACTATTTTGGAAATGCGCAAAACAACGGTTATGACTCACTTGAGCCAGAAATTTATACACCATTAGAAGAAAGTAAGTTAAAAAAACAGTTAATAATAAATAAAGATTTCATAAGTTTGGCATCAATTTCTGATAATGCAAAGACTGATGAATATATTCAAGCAAGCGAGTTTAGTCGTGAGTTTTATCTTAACGGACAATTAGCAGAAAATAATACTTTTACTTTAAAATCACAGTCTTTTTTTCCAATCTATAAAACAAGAGATGGGAAAAATTTTGAAAAAAAAATTCAGAAATACTCGATTCCTAAAACTGAAAAAATCACACTAGATAAAAAAGATTACAAGGCAAGCGATTTGCTTGTTTTTTTTCGTCAAGGTGATAAAACGATTATTAATTTTATCAACTCGCTTGTAATTAATGTACAAACAAAACAAGCAACTTTTGACCAAATTTTAGGATCTACTTGACAAAAACAAGGAATCGGTTATGAATTAAAAACACAGGAATTGCTTTCACTTTTAAATCTTCGCCAAAGCGAAAATGGCGAATTTATAATCGATAATCAAAAAACACAAAACAGTGAAAGTGCAAATTCTAATCCTTTTATTATTTTTAAAGATGATTCAAAAGGTGGTTTTGAAGTTCAAATTAACTCTGATAAATTCAACTTGGCAACCGATCTAAATTGGGATTCTAATTCATTTTACATTTTCGATCCAGGGCAGACATACAAATTAGAACCAAATTGAATTCGTAGCCTTAGAACAAAAATTGAATACGTAAATCATAAATATAAACTTAAAGAAATTAATGACAATAGTCAAAATTTTACTGGTTTTATTAAAGAATATCTATCATATTTAAAAGCTAGCGATCCAAAAAAATTCCAGGAATTACAAAATATAAACTATTGAGAAAAAAGAATTACAACAACCGATGGTAACAAAGACACTGTTGTCTCTGCTGATCTTTCAATTTCCGATCTTACCATTCCGTTTTACAAAAAGGGAGAAAATTCTTCGTTAACAACAACAATCGCCGAAATTCAAAAACTTAATAATAACAATTTAGCTTTAGTGACAAATGACGAATTGAATAATTTGTCAAATTCAAATATTAAAAATTCAACATTCTTACAACTTTCGCAAAATGTGCAAGAATATGCTAACTTATATTTTTATCAACATTTGCAAAATTATTCACAAAAAATTAACGGAAAAGACGAAAAAGTCGTTGATTCAATCGGCACAAGGCAGACTTTTACAATCGATGTTCAACAAAAAAACAAAGACTCAAGTTCAAAACAAGTAATTCACTTCATTAATTCCGGAATTAGCCCAAAAATTTTTAATAAAGTTAATTTTCAAAATCAAGATTATATTCAGGAACAACAATTAGGTCGTTTATTTCAGGAGATTAAAAACCTAAAACCTAATGGCCAAAGTAGGTTATACCCAGAAGTTGGGCGGATTTTTGAGGGAATCAAAACAAAAATTCCGGCAATTTTTCAAGCAAAAATCATTGCTAATGTTTTTGAAAACTACGGAATTGATCCAAACTATATTGATTTAAAAGTTGAATTTGGCGATGTTGAATTTCAAAACGATAAAAATTTAACTTACGAATATCATCGTAATACAAAAATTGTTAATCTAAAAAAAATTAAAACCGACCAACCTGATTTAGGTTTTAACGTTTTACCAAAGTCCGATTTTCACGGTATTATTTTGCTACCTAACTATGAATTTGGTTATATTTTTAAAAATTTAGGTGAAAGTAACTGAACTTTATTACCAGAAAATATTATCAAAATCGATAGTGATATAAATCCGGTTACACGTCAGCAAAGAATGCAGGCTCTACTTGCTAATTTCCTTGAGAATAATAACTTCGAAATTGATGGTAAAATTGGTCCAAATGGTTGGCAAAAAAAGGTGGATAATTACTCAAATATTGCAACAATTCCCTTAATTTTTTACTATTTTTCTACAAATGTTCAAAATGAAATCGATACGCAAAAAACAGCACGTTCATTATTTCTCCAAGTTGGCGATGCAATCAATAATTCTGTTTTAGTTGATAAAAAATTCTTTCTAAAACCAGATGTTGATGCCGTAGTTAGCGCGCTTGCTGATGCTGCTGATGAAATTAAATTAGTCGATATTCTTTCAAACCGGCTCAAAAATTACAATTTATTAAGCGATTTACTCGTAAAAGCCGCACATATTTTAATAAAAAATAACCGGCCAACAATTATTAACGATATTTTTGCAAACTTTCTAGACCAAATTATTAACCAAACAAAAGATTCGGCAAAAACTGATTCTGAAAGAAGTCTTTTTCTTGTAAAGCAAATCTTTGCCCTAAACCCAGTTTTAACAACTTTTGGCGTGAATTTTCTTGAAGAAATCCAAAAATTTGCCAGTGCCGAAGCATTAAGTAGAGCAATTAAAAATCCAATTAATTTACTAAATGGTATAAAAAAGATAATTTTTTCGATTAATTTTGAACAATTAATCGAAAAATTACATAATTGGTTTAACAACATAAAAAATGCTAGCGAACCTTATTTAACAAATATTTTTACACTTACCGATTTTATTAAAGAGTTTTTAGCTGCAATTGACCAGCCAAGATTGAAATCCGGTTTAATCGACATAATTAACGAAATTGATTTTAGTGCACTGTTTTCCACAAAAGTAGACGAAAAAACTAAAGGTTTTTTTGGTTTTTTAGTAAAACCAATAGCGCAAAAATTTGCTAACGATAAACAAAATGAAATAATTAAAATTCTTGGCAAACTAAACGGTAAAAAAAGTACTGAGAAACCATATTCAAACATTAATGAAGGGCTAATTGAGTTAGTAACTAATTTTGATATTTCTTCTTTTTTAAGAAATTTAAATCATTTAACAAAAACTACCTACTCGGTTGGTTATGATAAATTTTTACAACTAAACGAAAATCAGAAAAAAAATGAAAAAAATCAACTATTTTTCAAAAGAACTAATTTAGGAACTAATGATTATTTAGCTGCATTAATTGCAACTTTATTCCGCGATGATAAAACAAGACAAAATACAATTAATTCAATAATAAAAATAATAAACGCTTCATCAAAAGGAAAAGATTCGGGAAGTGCGCAAATTGGTTTACGCTATTTTCTTCCTGCCAACGATGACGAAAAAATCGATATTTACGACTTACAATTTATTAGTTCTAACTGAAATTCTGCGCAAATTAGCACAAATAAAACTGAACAAAACAACCGAATTGATGTTATTGCTAACTCGATTTTGACAAAAATTAACGAAAACCCTAATTTAAAAATTACCAATTTAACTTTAAAAGAAAGATTATTTTTAAATAAATATTTAAAAATTGCAAATCTTGATAATCTTGCTGATATTAGAGAAAAAGTTCTTCAAATTAAAGAAATTTTTGAATTATTCCGTTTCCGAAATTATGCAAAATCAGGAAATATTCTTGCAAATATAAAACCTCCTAGTCTTGAAGCTGGTGATATTTTCGCAAATAACGAAACAATTGCCGATATTTTATATTATCTTACAAATTCAATTAGAATGCCTGGTGATATTGACGATAATCTTATCGCTTCTTCACCAGCATTAAGACTAAAACCAATTTATATTTCTGCTTCTGAAGATCAAGTTGTTAAATTACAAAATTCAATAATCGCAAATCCTGAGTCAATTAGTCAAATCGCAATTCGTAACTACCGTTTTTGAATCCGCTTTGTCGCCGAAAATAACCTTTCAAACTTTGACTTACAACAAGCATTTAACAAATTATTTATTCAATCAACTTCAGGATCTTTGGCTAACGATTTAAATAGAACCGAATTGTTTGGTGGAATTAAAAATCTTGAAAATCAAGAAGGATTATTTGCTGGTCTGCCGGCTGCTTCAAGGTCAATTTTACAACCTTATTTAACTAGTTTATCTTTTATTCAAAACGAAAACTTTAAAAATCTCATAAACGATCCCGTTTTTGATAAAAATTACACCGATCAGTACGGCAATAAAAGAAATTTAAGAAATTGACTAGAAGAAAATCGTGCCGAACTAGTTGAAAATTTAGGTTATTTGGCATATTATGCGCAAAATTATCCTTTTGATGCCCGTTTTGATAAATCGGTAAAATATATTATGGAAAATTTTCTTCTAAACGATAAATTTTCTGGTTCATCATTTAAAAAACGTTTTCTTTCATTGTTAGTACAAGAATTTTCCAACTTAAATCCTTTACTTGTTGGTCTTAATTTAGACTCACTTGGTTTAGGTCAATTTTTCTCGGCACAATTACCGCAAGTTCCTTTATGGTTTGCGACAAACCCGGATGCAAAAGATGAAAAAGATGCTAACAATTTTAACCTTGCTTTCATTTTACAATCCCGCCTACCAAGAATTTCGCAAATACAAACTGATCCTTCAATGCTTGAAGCTGAATTTGTTAAATTACTAATAACATACGAAAATCATCATATTTCACCGTTTGTTTTTGATAATAATGTTAATAATATTTCACTTGATTATTACAAATTAAGATCAATTTCGAAAATGCTTGCCGAAAAATCAAAGGAAAATCCTGAATTTTTTGGAATTAACATTTATAAGTTTTATGATAAATTTTTCGAAAAAATTATCGTTTCCCGACTCGCAAATAACTCAATTAATATCGATGACAACCGCGCTTATGTTGTTAAAGTTAACAATTCTTATTTAGAAACAAACAAAAAAGAAGTTTTTCACGGAGAAATTCCTGATAATGCTAGTGATATTGAAAAATTAATAGAGCAACTTGATCCAAAATACATTTTAAATGCCGGTGGACTAAAATACATTATTGTTGGTAATGATTTCAGCGTTGATTATTTATATCCAGTAATCGATGAGAAAAACATCAAACTTGATCCAAGCAACCAAGCGCTTGTCTATGTTAATAAGTACGGATTTGATAAGGCGCGATACTCTTATCGGTCAAATTTAGTGAAAAATTATTTACTTGTAAAGTTAAAACCAAATGCTAATTTGGAACAGTTCAAAACTGATACTGATAATTTAATTGCGAAAAATTTTGCCACTAATTATCGTCAGCGAACTTTTGGCGCAAGCGAAATTGACTATTTAAACCCGGAAAGATCTTTACGAATTTCGGTTGGATCAAATATTATCGCAACTTTTTCAACTACAAATATTTATCTAACCTTATTTTTATCAATTTTAGTGCTTTTTGCCGTTGCTTTCATTATTAAACGTTATATTTCGACAAATAATAAAGTTCTTGGTATTCTCCGCGCGCAAGGTTATTCGCTTTTTGAAATTGCTTCATCGTTTCTTTCGATTGGACTAATTATCTCACTAGTCGGCGGCGGACTCGGTTATTTAGTTGGTTTTTTTGCCAAAATTCCGTTAGTTAATCTAATTTCGCAATTTTGAGAATTTGATATTAATATTTACCGTTTTGAGCCAATTTCCTTTATTTTTTCCTTAATTATTCCATTTTTAGGACTTTCTGCGTTAATTTATCTTGTAATTCTCTGAAATCTAAGGCAAAAACCGCACCAGTTATTGTCAGGAATTAACGAGGTTAATACCTCAAAATTTGCCCAAAAAGTGGCAAAACTATTTTGAAAAAGCAAAATTGTCAACAAATTTTCGATTTCATTAGTAATTAATTCAATCTGAAAAATTATCTCACTAGTAATTGCAATTGTTGTTGTGCAATTTATCCTAATTTTCTCACTATCTTCTTATAATATTTTCCAAAATACAATTAATAAAACCTATGAAAACCGTCATTATTCTTATAAATTAAATCTATTTTCACCAACAAAAGAAGGCGGACCGCTTGTTCCTTATAATGCAAAATCGCTAAATAAAAACCTTTATGTTCCCGTTGGTGGCACTGCTGAGGTTAATTTTAACTCGCCAAATTATTTCCGCCCAGGAAATCCGAGCGTTTTTGGCGAGGATAACAAAAACGGCGAAATTAATCTCTTAACAAAAAATCCAGTTGTCTTATCCCGTTCGAGTTTAAATATTAAATTTAACGAAAAAAACAATTTATCAATTTTTGACATCGTCCTTGCAAATCTACCCGAATCATTACGAAATAACATTTTTGCAATTTCCAATAAAGTCGTCTACCAAATGGAAAAAGCACAAAATATCCCCGAGAAAATTAAGCAAAAACAACCGTATTTTAAATATTTAGCCGATTCTTCTAACCCAAATCAAGGTCGTTTTTGGTATTATAGTTATGATGAAAGTAAAAACGACTACCGCGCTCATGAAGTTTCGATTTTTGGCGAATCGGGTAATCGTGATGCCTACCGGAAATTTTTAGTTGAATCTTATTTAAATCCGCAAGTTGATAAAGATTTTACTGTCGGCTTTGCCGGTGTCGCCTTTAGTCCGATTTCTGGACCTAATTTACCAAAAAACAAAGTTTATACTTACATTGACACTAATTATACCTCTGGTTCAGATGTCGAAAACGGTTTAAAAATTTATGGTTATAACACCGAAAATGAAAAAAATCCAATAATTGAAATAAAAGACGAAGCTGGTAATAATTTATTAGCCGAAATTGCCAGATACAAAATTGAAAACAACATCTATCCTTTAGTAATAAATTATGTTTTTGCAAAAAAACATAATTTAGGACTTAATTCAATTATTGAACTGCCAATTTTGAACTCCGTCGACCGTTATGAGGCGAAAATTAGAAATATTGCCCAAAAAACGGCTAAATTCAAAATTATTGGCATTTCGAATACCTACATTAATTCCGAACTAATTACCTCGCAAGAAATTGCTAACAAACTTTTAGGTCTTGACATTTTTGATAAAAATTTAGCCCCTTATAATTTAAAACCATTTAACGGTGTAATTCTTTCAAGTCCAGAAATTGAACAAATTAGCAACTCATTTAGCTTATATTCACCTTCGGGTTATTGAGCTGGAAGTTCGGAAATTAACGTTGATAGTCTCAACCAAGACGATACAACTGGTTTTTTTGCTAACATTTTCGCTTTTAGCGAAAATGAAGTTGACCAAAACAAAGGTGTGTTGCAACTTGCAGGCTATTCAAAGTCAGAAATTCTTAAAGTTATTAATCTCAAAAAACCGGCAAATGCAAAACTCTGACTAAACCAAAATTCTGCCCTTAATTTTAAATCACTAACTGATCCTTCGTTTGTTAACCAAAACATTCCGTCAATGAAAGAGGCGTTGAAAAACTTTAACGAAATTTATGGCAATACAATCTACCAAATCGGTGTTCTTGGTGTTGAGGCAAAAAATATTGAAACTAACTTTATTTCCAATTTCGCCAACCTTTTTGGTGCCGGAATTAACATTGTTGTAATTATTTTCTTAATTGTCTCGCTGATCATTTTAGTAATAATTGCTTCCTCAATTATTAACGAAAATCAGCAAAATATTGCAATTCTTGATGTTCTAGGTTATTCCAATAAAACAAAAGTACGCCTATTTTATAGTATTTATTTACCAGTTTTAATTTTAGGATCATTAATTGCCATCCCGTTTGTAATTTTAGCGATGCAAATTTTTAACTCCTATATTCTTATTTCCAACTCGATCTTTTTAGCCCTTGGGCTTTCAAGTGCTGTATTTTTCGTTGCCCTTGCAATTATTAGTGTTGTTTTCATCACTGTGCTTGCGATTTTATGATACTTCCTGACAAACCGCAAATCGGTTTATATTATTAAAGACAAAACTTAG
- a CDS encoding ABC transporter ATP-binding protein, with translation MVYNFFSKSKKAEKQKQALQIIKQTNQGNFTNKQLKLIRWANDNPRVKVGKIDNKNSEGSIIDFKNVSKYYLFGSVVTKVFADINFNIAAGDFAILSGKSGSGKSTILNLMSGLDRATEGEIVVDSTNLAYLKNGELTKFRRQNVSFIFQSYNLLGNINGYDNVQVGAYLQKDKTKLLDIQQLFEEFELDDIKFKFPSQMSGGQQQRISILRALVKNAKIIFADEPTGALDENNTNIVLRTLKYINQKYKTTIVMVSHDPAMEALADLIIKLKNGQLSTKRQKSLTFDEFLAQKTKK, from the coding sequence ATAGTGTATAATTTCTTCTCCAAATCGAAAAAAGCCGAAAAACAAAAACAAGCCTTACAAATAATCAAACAAACAAATCAGGGAAATTTTACTAACAAACAACTAAAACTAATTCGTTGGGCAAACGATAATCCCCGCGTTAAGGTCGGCAAAATCGATAACAAAAATTCAGAAGGATCAATTATTGACTTTAAAAATGTTTCAAAATATTACCTTTTTGGCTCAGTTGTTACTAAAGTTTTCGCCGACATTAATTTTAATATTGCCGCGGGTGATTTTGCAATTCTTAGCGGTAAATCTGGTTCAGGAAAGTCGACCATTTTAAATTTAATGTCAGGACTTGATCGTGCAACTGAGGGTGAAATTGTTGTCGATTCGACCAATTTAGCCTATTTGAAAAACGGCGAACTAACCAAATTTCGTCGGCAAAATGTTTCTTTTATTTTTCAATCTTATAACCTTTTAGGTAATATTAACGGCTATGACAATGTCCAAGTTGGTGCTTATTTACAAAAAGACAAAACAAAACTACTTGATATTCAGCAACTTTTTGAAGAATTTGAACTTGATGATATCAAATTCAAATTCCCTTCGCAAATGTCTGGAGGACAACAACAGCGAATTTCAATTCTCCGCGCACTTGTAAAAAACGCAAAAATAATTTTTGCCGACGAGCCAACTGGTGCTCTCGATGAAAATAACACAAACATCGTGCTAAGAACGTTAAAATACATTAACCAAAAATACAAAACCACAATCGTTATGGTCTCTCACGATCCAGCGATGGAAGCGCTTGCCGATCTAATCATTAAACTCAAAAACGGTCAACTTAGCACAAAAAGGCAAAAATCACTCACTTTTGACGAATTTCTTGCTCAAAAAACAAAAAAATAA